A single genomic interval of Oceanithermus profundus DSM 14977 harbors:
- the amrB gene encoding AmmeMemoRadiSam system protein B: protein MQPKLRELDVQETPEGLALTDPLGLSEQVLILSPEAYYIATLFDGTRSLEDVQALLLREHGSVVPREKLEELLAALEKARFLEDPRLRELAEERLRSYLREPRPMALADRSYPRDPEAFRSYVETLRALRVGEVAAAAGGLVMPHLEPARVPELYGAAVESMRRTPPPARAVVLGVAHRGLSEVAAAWGTPLETPLGPLPVDLEALQALDALLPFELFNTPLAFREEHSIEFPAVFLKAAWSDDAPRILPLIVSGDPERKAELDELAQALALLAERYPLWPLASVDLSHVGARFGHPPLDRERVTQARTVDRRYLELVAAGSFEAAWASLIPAGNSTYVDAYAAVHAGHRLFAGRGVVLGYALSPEVPTLSAVGAGVVAFSADA from the coding sequence ATGCAACCGAAACTGCGCGAACTGGACGTTCAGGAGACTCCTGAGGGCCTCGCCCTCACCGATCCTCTGGGCCTTTCGGAACAGGTGCTGATCCTCAGCCCCGAGGCCTACTACATCGCCACCCTGTTCGACGGTACGCGCAGCCTCGAAGACGTCCAGGCGCTGCTGCTGCGCGAGCACGGATCGGTCGTGCCGCGGGAAAAGCTCGAGGAGCTGCTGGCGGCCCTGGAGAAGGCCCGTTTCCTCGAAGACCCCCGGCTGCGCGAACTCGCCGAGGAACGGTTGCGGAGCTACCTGCGGGAGCCGCGCCCCATGGCGCTGGCCGACCGCAGCTACCCCCGCGACCCGGAGGCGTTCCGCAGCTACGTCGAAACCCTGCGCGCGCTCCGCGTCGGCGAAGTCGCGGCCGCGGCCGGAGGGCTGGTGATGCCCCACCTGGAACCGGCGCGGGTCCCCGAACTCTACGGCGCGGCGGTCGAGTCCATGCGCCGCACACCGCCCCCGGCCCGGGCCGTCGTCCTGGGCGTGGCCCACCGGGGCCTCAGCGAGGTCGCGGCCGCCTGGGGCACGCCGCTGGAAACCCCGCTCGGGCCGCTGCCCGTCGACCTGGAGGCCTTGCAAGCCCTGGACGCGCTGCTGCCCTTCGAGCTCTTCAACACCCCCCTCGCCTTCCGCGAGGAGCATTCGATCGAGTTCCCGGCGGTCTTCCTTAAGGCGGCCTGGAGCGACGACGCGCCGCGGATCCTTCCCCTGATCGTCAGCGGCGATCCGGAACGCAAGGCCGAACTCGACGAGCTGGCGCAGGCGCTCGCGCTGCTCGCCGAACGCTACCCGCTCTGGCCCCTGGCCAGCGTGGACCTCTCGCACGTGGGGGCCCGCTTCGGCCATCCGCCCCTCGACCGCGAAAGGGTGACGCAGGCGCGCACCGTCGACCGGCGCTACCTCGAGCTCGTGGCCGCAGGATCGTTCGAGGCCGCCTGGGCGTCGCTGATTCCCGCCGGCAACTCCACCTACGTCGACGCCTACGCCGCGGTGCACGCGGGGCACCGGCTCTTCGCCGGCCGCGGCGTCGTTCTGGGGTACGCGCTCTCGCCCGAGGTGCCCACCCTGAGCGCGGTGGGAGCGGGGGTCGTCGCCTTTTCAGCCGACGCTTGA
- a CDS encoding HD domain-containing protein, translated as MVRVIGRVRLPELPCWPEGGWLVGGAVRDLWWGLEPRDFDFTAADPAAAARACAAASGGAVFCLDARRGHWRVRAGGRSYDFTPAPQRLEEDLLRRDYTVDALAANRRGAVLAPATARHDLERRILRTPSPAVLESDPLRPLRGARLAVTHALRPEARTLGWIRALAQRQRFGRRPAWERTRDELDRILMHPRAAWGFHLLWRWGLADAYLPEWTSGAGVEQRGYHHLDVLRHELEALHQLLRRFPGAGRELRWAALLHDVAKPLVRRWDPERGYYRFFHHDEDGAALAATLLRRLRYGRAVVAAVRRLVARHMQVPPSPPRARRRWLLRHRDLLPDLVMLQIADRAATRGPRSGNVEARLRPLYEALQEAREAVRAGEPEPLLGGEEVMALLGLEPGPVVGRALQALREAQWLGTVQRREEAVRFVEWWYATETARTGRSGDS; from the coding sequence GTGGTCCGGGTGATCGGTCGCGTGCGCCTGCCCGAGCTGCCCTGCTGGCCCGAGGGCGGATGGCTCGTGGGTGGGGCGGTGCGCGACCTCTGGTGGGGGCTCGAGCCGCGCGACTTCGACTTCACCGCCGCGGATCCCGCGGCGGCCGCGCGGGCCTGCGCCGCCGCCAGCGGCGGCGCAGTCTTCTGCCTGGACGCCCGGCGCGGCCACTGGCGGGTGCGGGCGGGCGGGCGGAGCTACGACTTCACCCCCGCCCCGCAGCGCCTCGAGGAAGACCTGCTGCGGCGCGACTACACCGTCGACGCCCTGGCCGCGAACCGCCGCGGGGCCGTCCTGGCCCCTGCAACCGCGCGCCACGACCTGGAGCGACGGATTCTGCGAACGCCGTCGCCCGCCGTGCTGGAATCCGATCCCCTCCGCCCCCTTCGCGGGGCCCGCCTCGCGGTGACCCACGCCCTGCGCCCCGAAGCCCGTACCCTCGGCTGGATCCGGGCGCTCGCGCAGCGGCAGCGTTTCGGGCGCCGGCCCGCCTGGGAACGCACCCGCGACGAGCTGGACCGGATCCTGATGCACCCTCGGGCCGCCTGGGGCTTTCACCTGCTCTGGCGCTGGGGGCTGGCCGACGCCTACCTGCCCGAGTGGACCTCGGGCGCGGGGGTCGAGCAACGGGGCTATCACCACCTGGACGTCCTCCGCCACGAGCTGGAGGCCCTCCATCAGCTGCTCCGGCGGTTTCCCGGAGCCGGTCGCGAGCTGCGCTGGGCCGCGCTGCTCCACGACGTCGCCAAACCGCTGGTGCGCCGTTGGGATCCGGAACGCGGCTACTACCGCTTCTTCCACCACGACGAGGACGGCGCCGCCCTGGCGGCGACGCTTCTGCGGCGCCTGCGCTACGGCCGGGCGGTCGTCGCCGCGGTCCGGCGGCTCGTCGCGCGCCACATGCAGGTCCCTCCGTCCCCGCCGCGCGCCCGGCGCCGTTGGCTGTTGCGCCACCGGGACCTGCTGCCCGACCTCGTCATGCTGCAGATCGCCGACCGTGCGGCGACGCGCGGCCCGCGATCCGGCAACGTGGAGGCGCGGCTGCGGCCCCTTTACGAAGCGCTGCAGGAGGCCCGCGAGGCCGTGCGCGCGGGCGAGCCCGAACCCCTGCTCGGCGGCGAAGAGGTCATGGCCCTGCTGGGCCTCGAACCGGGCCCCGTGGTGGGCCGGGCGCTCCAGGCCCTGCGCGAAGCTCAGTGGCTGGGCACGGTGCAGCGGCGTGAAGAAGCGGTGCGTTTCGTAGAATGGTGGTATGCAACCGAAACTGCGCGAACTGGACGTTCAGGAGACTCCTGA
- the coaE gene encoding dephospho-CoA kinase (Dephospho-CoA kinase (CoaE) performs the final step in coenzyme A biosynthesis.): MKVVGLTGNIGSGKTTVAHELERLGAEVIYADELAREARAALAPEICRAFPDACAEGRPDDRRLAQKVFADPAARRRLEAMIHPWVRRAVLQRLERLAQRETPPALVVLELPLLFETGWNPAPDGVLVVAAPDELRARRVAERSGLSLEEFRARDAAQLPQAEKVRRADWVIVNDGDLDALRAQVRRWYAEVVREGSA, translated from the coding sequence GTGAAGGTCGTCGGCCTCACCGGCAACATCGGCAGCGGCAAGACCACGGTCGCGCACGAGCTCGAGCGGCTGGGGGCCGAGGTGATCTACGCCGACGAGCTCGCCCGCGAGGCGCGCGCGGCGCTGGCTCCGGAGATCTGCCGCGCCTTCCCCGACGCGTGCGCCGAAGGGCGCCCCGACGACCGCAGGCTGGCGCAGAAGGTCTTCGCGGACCCGGCCGCCCGCCGGCGGCTCGAGGCCATGATCCATCCGTGGGTGAGGCGGGCCGTCCTGCAGCGGCTCGAGCGGCTGGCGCAGCGCGAAACCCCGCCCGCGCTGGTCGTGCTCGAGCTGCCGCTGCTCTTCGAAACCGGCTGGAACCCCGCGCCCGACGGCGTTCTCGTCGTCGCCGCCCCGGACGAGCTGCGGGCGCGGCGCGTGGCCGAGCGGTCGGGGCTGTCGCTCGAAGAGTTTCGCGCCCGCGACGCCGCGCAACTTCCCCAGGCGGAGAAGGTGCGCCGGGCCGACTGGGTGATCGTCAACGACGGCGACCTCGACGCGCTGCGTGCGCAGGTGCGGCGCTGGTACGCGGAGGTGGTGCGTGAAGGTTCGGCATGA
- a CDS encoding helical backbone metal receptor, with product MKVRHDALGVLELPDDPRRIVSLAPNVTEALFALGAGERLVGRSAFCWRPDAAARLPVVSSYTKIRWELLHELRPDLVFTTTAVQGETTRALHERGYPVWPLPLPNSPWGILENLATLGAFLGLAEAAAELAGALAARYGALAGRLRGLRVYLEYDLGGPITIGRAAFMSAALAHLGAVNVFGDRPEAYFEPEIGAVLERAPDLLVFEPKRIQNREAQLRAVEQKLEARGWRGRPWVATRGDELAHFGPGFFGYLETWAEAMVKAVEEPA from the coding sequence GTGAAGGTTCGGCATGATGCGTTGGGGGTCTTGGAGCTTCCCGACGATCCTCGGCGGATCGTCAGCCTGGCCCCGAACGTTACCGAGGCGTTGTTCGCCCTTGGCGCCGGGGAGCGGCTGGTGGGGAGGAGCGCCTTCTGCTGGCGCCCGGACGCCGCGGCCCGTCTTCCCGTCGTATCCAGCTATACGAAAATACGCTGGGAACTGCTTCACGAGCTTCGTCCCGACCTCGTCTTCACCACGACGGCGGTGCAAGGGGAGACTACGCGGGCGCTTCACGAACGCGGTTACCCCGTCTGGCCGCTGCCCCTGCCCAACAGCCCCTGGGGAATCCTCGAAAACCTGGCGACCCTGGGCGCGTTCCTCGGACTTGCGGAGGCCGCCGCCGAGCTCGCCGGCGCCCTGGCGGCACGCTACGGGGCGCTGGCCGGGAGGCTGCGCGGGTTGCGGGTCTACTTGGAGTACGACCTCGGTGGCCCGATCACGATCGGCCGCGCCGCGTTCATGAGCGCCGCGTTGGCCCACCTGGGGGCGGTCAACGTCTTCGGCGACCGCCCCGAGGCCTACTTCGAGCCCGAGATCGGCGCCGTGCTGGAGCGCGCCCCCGACCTCCTCGTCTTCGAACCCAAACGCATCCAGAACCGCGAGGCCCAGCTGCGGGCGGTGGAGCAGAAGCTGGAGGCCCGCGGCTGGCGCGGCCGGCCCTGGGTCGCGACCCGCGGCGACGAACTGGCGCACTTCGGGCCGGGGTTCTTCGGCTACCTGGAAACCTGGGCGGAGGCGATGGTCAAAGCGGTCGAAGAGCCCGCCTAG